A single Arachnia propionica DNA region contains:
- a CDS encoding DUF6112 family protein, with amino-acid sequence MATAHGNHTTATKAHAGLLVALGTATLAGAGINWLINLGDQL; translated from the coding sequence ATCGCAACCGCCCACGGCAACCACACCACCGCCACCAAAGCCCACGCCGGCCTCCTCGTCGCCCTCGGCACAGCCACCCTCGCCGGCGCCGGCATCAACTGGCTCATCAATCTTGGCGACCAGCTCTAG
- a CDS encoding S66 family peptidase: MDLRFPPPLAHGSLVGITSPSSGASGVLQPRVDAALQAIHQHGLQTRVGECMNGDGHVSAPVAQRAAEFQAMLLDPEIQAIVPPWGGETCIDLIPHLDWDAIAAAEPTWVVGFSDISTLLAPLTLRAGWATIHGNNLMDTPYTAPDGLVDWLDIITMPTGTTFTQISPNAHRQSFVDYVEHPEVDTYELETPSRWERWDQPDQDLAVKGRLIGGCIDTIAHLAGTSYLDTTSLATDSEGLLVYVEAASENAGCIARSLHGMRLNGFFDQANAILVGRTYAPNIPGLTQKDAVLDALTPLGVPIIGGVDCGHWAPYMPLVNGAMAVVEHDSASSMIHQTLA; this comes from the coding sequence ATGGATCTGCGCTTCCCGCCACCGCTGGCTCACGGATCGCTTGTCGGTATCACGAGTCCTTCATCCGGTGCGTCCGGCGTGTTGCAGCCTCGCGTCGACGCCGCTCTGCAGGCGATCCACCAGCACGGTTTGCAAACTCGGGTCGGGGAGTGCATGAACGGCGATGGGCACGTTAGCGCACCCGTCGCCCAGCGCGCCGCCGAGTTCCAGGCAATGCTGCTCGATCCCGAGATCCAGGCAATCGTTCCACCGTGGGGCGGTGAGACCTGCATCGACCTGATCCCGCACCTGGACTGGGACGCCATCGCAGCCGCTGAGCCCACCTGGGTGGTCGGCTTCTCCGACATCTCCACCCTTCTGGCACCCCTGACCCTGCGGGCCGGGTGGGCCACCATCCACGGCAACAACCTCATGGACACGCCCTACACGGCGCCGGACGGACTGGTGGACTGGCTCGACATCATCACCATGCCCACCGGCACCACATTCACCCAGATCTCACCCAACGCCCATCGCCAGAGCTTCGTCGACTACGTCGAACACCCCGAGGTGGACACCTACGAACTGGAAACCCCATCCCGCTGGGAACGCTGGGACCAGCCCGACCAGGACCTCGCCGTGAAAGGCCGTCTCATCGGCGGTTGCATCGACACCATCGCCCACCTCGCCGGAACCTCCTACCTCGACACCACGAGCCTCGCCACCGATAGCGAGGGCCTCCTCGTCTATGTCGAGGCCGCCAGTGAAAACGCTGGCTGCATCGCCCGCAGCCTCCACGGGATGCGTCTCAACGGCTTCTTCGACCAAGCCAATGCCATCCTCGTCGGCCGCACCTACGCACCCAACATCCCGGGCCTCACCCAGAAAGACGCAGTCCTCGACGCCCTCACACCGCTCGGCGTCCCGATCATCGGCGGTGTCGACTGCGGCCACTGGGCACCCTACATGCCCCTGGTCAACGGGGCCATGGCCGTCGTCGAGCACGACAGCGCCTCCAGCATGATCCACCAGACCCTCGCCTGA
- a CDS encoding VOC family protein, which yields MRNAVHHIELWTSDVEAATPSFDWLFATLGWTLDHDPARPTGRIWQHPSGVYLVLEQSPDISGPLERTHAGLNHLALRAIELMIG from the coding sequence ATGAGGAACGCTGTGCACCACATCGAACTCTGGACAAGCGACGTGGAAGCCGCAACGCCGTCCTTCGACTGGCTCTTCGCCACTCTCGGCTGGACCCTGGATCACGATCCCGCTCGGCCAACCGGACGCATCTGGCAGCATCCCAGCGGCGTCTACCTCGTACTGGAACAGTCACCCGACATCTCCGGACCCCTGGAACGAACCCACGCTGGCCTCAACCACCTCGCCCTACGCGCCATCGAACTCATGATCGGCTGA